One Cellulomonas soli DNA window includes the following coding sequences:
- a CDS encoding DUF1905 domain-containing protein: MRYSTTILATGGTTTGIPVPEEVLTALGAGGRPKVVVTIGTFVYRTSVGHRGGLALLPLSAERRAASGLAAGDDIEVELELDGPI; the protein is encoded by the coding sequence ATGCGCTACAGCACGACGATCCTGGCCACCGGCGGGACGACGACCGGCATCCCCGTGCCCGAGGAGGTGCTGACCGCGCTCGGCGCAGGCGGCCGGCCGAAGGTCGTCGTCACGATCGGCACCTTCGTCTACCGGACGAGCGTGGGGCACCGCGGGGGTCTGGCCCTGCTCCCGTTGAGCGCCGAGCGTCGGGCCGCGTCCGGGCTGGCCGCGGGCGACGACATCGAGGTGGAGCTCGAGCTCGACGGTCCGATCTAG
- a CDS encoding sugar kinase — MTALTIRPAAECRYDVVSLGEVMLRLDPGEGRIRTARSFRAWEGGGEYNVARGLRRAFGLRGAVVTALADNEVGRLVEDFVLAGGLDTQHIRWVPYDGIGREVRNGLNFTERGFGVRGAVGVSDRGNTAASQMKPGDVDWDHLFGELGVRWLHTGGIFAALSETTAATVLEAVTAAKRYGTVVSYDLNYRPSLWRSIGGQAKAQEVNREIARSIDVMIGNEEDFTASLGFEVEGVDEHLSALEVGTFAAMIERAAAAYPNFAVIGTTLRTVHSASVNDWGALAWSRETGVVQATHRERLEILDRVGGGDSFASGLIYGLLDGQDLSTAVEYGAAHGALAMTTPGDTTMVTKAEVLKLAGGGNARVDR, encoded by the coding sequence ATGACCGCCCTGACCATCCGCCCCGCCGCCGAGTGCCGCTACGACGTCGTGTCCCTCGGCGAGGTGATGCTCCGGCTCGACCCCGGCGAGGGGCGCATCCGCACGGCCCGCTCGTTCCGGGCGTGGGAGGGCGGCGGGGAGTACAACGTCGCGCGGGGTCTGCGGCGTGCGTTCGGTCTGCGCGGGGCCGTCGTCACCGCGCTCGCGGACAACGAGGTCGGGCGCCTCGTCGAGGACTTCGTGCTGGCCGGTGGCCTGGACACCCAGCACATCCGGTGGGTGCCGTACGACGGCATCGGACGCGAGGTGCGCAACGGGCTCAACTTCACCGAACGCGGGTTCGGCGTGCGCGGGGCCGTCGGCGTCTCCGACCGTGGGAACACCGCGGCCTCGCAGATGAAGCCCGGCGACGTCGACTGGGACCACCTGTTCGGCGAGCTCGGCGTGCGCTGGCTGCACACCGGTGGCATCTTCGCCGCGCTCAGCGAGACCACGGCCGCGACCGTCCTCGAAGCCGTGACCGCGGCCAAGCGGTACGGCACGGTCGTGTCCTACGACCTCAACTACCGGCCCAGCCTGTGGCGCTCCATCGGCGGCCAGGCCAAGGCGCAGGAGGTGAACCGCGAGATCGCGCGGTCGATCGACGTGATGATCGGCAACGAGGAGGACTTCACCGCGAGCCTCGGCTTCGAGGTCGAGGGCGTCGACGAGCACCTGTCCGCCCTCGAGGTCGGCACGTTCGCCGCCATGATCGAGCGTGCCGCCGCCGCCTACCCGAACTTCGCGGTCATCGGCACGACGCTGCGCACCGTGCACAGCGCAAGCGTCAACGACTGGGGCGCGCTCGCCTGGTCCCGCGAGACCGGTGTCGTGCAGGCCACCCACCGCGAGCGCCTGGAGATCCTCGACCGTGTCGGTGGCGGCGACTCCTTCGCCTCCGGCCTGATCTACGGGCTGCTCGACGGTCAGGACCTGAGCACAGCCGTCGAGTACGGCGCCGCGCACGGTGCGCTCGCCATGACGACGCCCGGCGACACGACCATGGTCACCAAGGCCGAGGTGCTCAAGCTCGCCGGCGGCGGGAACGCACGCGTCGACCGCTGA
- a CDS encoding LacI family DNA-binding transcriptional regulator, whose protein sequence is MAARAGVSAATVSRAFTRPEKVDGATRQRVLALAEQLGYEPSSAARSLKTGRTGALGIMVPDLSNPFFPDVVRGMQHRARDHGYPVLLADSGEDPAAELALVRTLARNVDALVLCSPRMPDAELAEAALLRPLVLVNRTTPVTSPDLLPSVTIDNVGGVQQAVRHLRALGHRRVGFVSGTATSRSAQDRLQAFTGSTLTEGMEGVVIGSYQPTVEGGAAAADDALLAGVSAVVVYNDVMAAGLMGRLTRLGVVVPDRLSIVGFDDIALAALLTPALTTVHIPLERAGAVAVDRVHAYLTGSGGEDDEPAPLPTELVVRASTAAVRVPPNR, encoded by the coding sequence GTGGCGGCCAGGGCCGGGGTCTCGGCCGCGACCGTCTCACGGGCGTTCACGCGGCCCGAGAAGGTCGACGGTGCGACCCGGCAGCGTGTCCTGGCCCTCGCCGAGCAGCTGGGCTACGAGCCGAGCAGCGCCGCCCGCTCCCTCAAGACCGGGCGCACGGGCGCACTGGGGATCATGGTCCCCGACCTGTCGAACCCGTTCTTCCCCGACGTCGTGCGCGGCATGCAGCACCGTGCCCGCGACCACGGCTACCCGGTGCTGCTGGCCGACTCCGGCGAGGACCCGGCGGCCGAGCTCGCGCTCGTGCGCACGCTGGCCCGCAACGTCGACGCGCTCGTGCTCTGCTCACCGCGGATGCCCGACGCCGAGCTCGCGGAGGCGGCCCTGCTGCGCCCGCTGGTCCTGGTCAACCGCACGACCCCGGTCACCTCCCCGGACCTGCTGCCGTCGGTGACGATCGACAACGTCGGCGGCGTCCAGCAGGCGGTGCGGCACCTGCGCGCGCTGGGGCACCGGCGGGTCGGGTTCGTCTCGGGTACGGCGACGAGCCGCTCCGCGCAGGACCGGTTGCAGGCGTTCACCGGCTCGACCCTGACCGAGGGCATGGAGGGCGTCGTGATCGGCAGCTACCAGCCGACGGTCGAGGGCGGGGCCGCCGCAGCCGACGACGCGCTGCTGGCGGGGGTCAGCGCCGTGGTGGTCTACAACGACGTGATGGCCGCCGGGCTCATGGGTCGGCTCACGCGCCTGGGTGTGGTCGTGCCCGACCGGTTGAGCATCGTCGGGTTCGACGACATCGCGCTGGCGGCACTGCTCACGCCTGCCCTGACCACGGTGCACATCCCGCTCGAGCGCGCCGGGGCCGTCGCGGTCGACCGGGTGCACGCGTACCTGACGGGCAGCGGCGGCGAGGACGACGAGCCCGCACCGTTGCCGACGGAGCTCGTGGTCCGGGCGAGCACGGCGGCGGTCCGGGTCCCCCCGAACCGCTGA
- a CDS encoding glycosyltransferase family 4 protein: MLASIAHRVPPLDYGPWEQVAATLTEGLVARGHDVTLFATADSTTSARLHAQAPAGYEEDPTVDAKVSEALHIAAVFERAAQFDVISNQFDFLPLAFSRLVGTPVVTTVHGFSSERIVPVYRAYDDVVHYVSISDADRHPDLHYAATIHHGIEVDRFSAGDGQGGHLLFLGRIHPDKGTATAIEVARRAGLPLVIAGPVQDEEYFRRAVAPAIDGSAVRYVGPVGPQERDRLLGGALALLHPIDFDEPFGLSVAESLVTGTPVIAHARGSMPELVRPGVSGHLVDGIDEAVRAVAAVHRIDRAACRADAIARFSADTMVDAYEHLFREVVAGRVPAAGR; encoded by the coding sequence GTGCTCGCCTCGATCGCCCACCGCGTCCCCCCGCTCGACTACGGCCCGTGGGAACAGGTCGCCGCCACGCTCACCGAGGGCCTGGTGGCTCGCGGCCACGACGTCACGCTCTTCGCCACCGCCGACTCCACGACCTCGGCCCGCCTGCACGCGCAGGCACCGGCCGGGTACGAGGAGGACCCGACGGTCGACGCCAAGGTGTCCGAGGCGCTGCACATCGCGGCCGTCTTCGAGCGGGCGGCGCAGTTCGACGTGATCAGCAACCAGTTCGACTTCCTGCCGCTCGCGTTCAGCCGGCTGGTCGGCACACCCGTCGTGACGACCGTCCACGGGTTCTCCTCGGAGCGGATCGTGCCCGTCTACCGCGCGTACGACGACGTCGTGCACTACGTGTCGATCAGCGACGCGGACCGGCACCCGGACCTGCACTACGCGGCGACCATCCACCACGGCATCGAGGTCGACCGGTTCTCCGCCGGGGACGGGCAGGGCGGTCACCTGCTGTTCCTCGGTCGCATCCACCCCGACAAGGGCACCGCCACCGCGATCGAGGTGGCGCGCCGCGCGGGGCTGCCGCTGGTGATCGCCGGGCCGGTGCAGGACGAGGAGTACTTCCGCCGTGCCGTGGCCCCCGCGATCGACGGCTCGGCCGTGCGGTACGTCGGGCCCGTCGGGCCGCAGGAGCGCGACCGGCTGCTCGGCGGTGCGCTCGCCCTGCTGCACCCCATCGACTTCGACGAGCCCTTCGGCCTGTCGGTCGCCGAGTCGCTCGTCACGGGGACCCCGGTGATCGCGCACGCCCGCGGGTCGATGCCCGAGCTCGTGCGGCCCGGGGTGTCCGGGCACCTCGTCGACGGCATCGACGAGGCCGTCCGGGCGGTCGCGGCCGTGCACAGGATCGACCGCGCAGCCTGCCGGGCCGACGCGATCGCGCGCTTCTCCGCCGACACGATGGTCGACGCGTACGAGCACCTCTTCCGCGAGGTCGTGGCCGGGCGCGTCCCGGCGGCCGGTCGGTAG
- a CDS encoding epimerase, which translates to MKVVVAGGSGALGRALCRSLTDEGHEVVVLTRRPREGSFRQVLWDGATPGPWARELDGSAVVNLAGELVDRRPTPANVALLTRSRVEPTRALAAAAVGRSVGVWVQASTLALHGDAGEALVTETTPPGDGPPQMVGVARAWEAAAADAPADRLVVLRTSIVLDRGTPALDRLAGLTRWGLGGRVGSGRQWFSWIHVADWLRIVHLSLGVPTSADGPVRTLPADGLRGVVVATAPHPVRNDELMRTLRATLHRPPAPPTPTWLVRAGSVVLRTDPALGLTGRRAVPARLTDAGFDFRYPDLAGALADLLRRP; encoded by the coding sequence ATGAAGGTCGTGGTCGCAGGGGGGTCCGGCGCGCTCGGCCGCGCACTGTGCCGGTCGTTGACCGACGAGGGGCACGAGGTCGTCGTCCTGACCCGTCGGCCGCGGGAGGGCTCGTTCCGTCAGGTGCTCTGGGACGGCGCGACGCCCGGGCCCTGGGCGCGGGAGCTGGACGGCAGCGCTGTGGTGAACCTGGCCGGCGAGCTCGTCGACCGTCGGCCGACCCCGGCGAACGTCGCCCTGCTCACCCGCTCCCGCGTCGAGCCGACCCGCGCCCTGGCCGCCGCGGCCGTCGGGAGGTCGGTCGGCGTGTGGGTCCAGGCCAGCACGCTGGCCCTGCACGGCGACGCCGGCGAGGCGCTGGTCACCGAGACCACACCCCCCGGTGACGGCCCGCCGCAGATGGTCGGCGTGGCACGGGCGTGGGAGGCCGCCGCCGCGGACGCACCCGCCGACCGGCTGGTGGTGCTGCGCACGAGCATCGTGCTCGACCGCGGCACCCCGGCCCTCGACCGGCTCGCCGGGCTGACCCGGTGGGGCCTCGGCGGCCGGGTCGGCAGCGGGCGGCAGTGGTTCAGCTGGATCCACGTCGCCGACTGGCTGCGGATCGTGCACCTGTCGCTGGGTGTCCCGACGTCCGCCGATGGGCCGGTGCGCACGCTGCCTGCGGACGGTCTGCGCGGCGTGGTCGTCGCGACCGCCCCGCACCCGGTCCGCAACGACGAGCTGATGCGCACGCTGCGCGCGACCCTGCACCGGCCGCCCGCCCCGCCGACGCCGACCTGGCTGGTCCGTGCCGGCTCCGTGGTACTGCGCACCGACCCCGCGCTGGGGCTGACCGGTCGCCGCGCGGTCCCCGCCCGCCTGACCGACGCGGGCTTCGACTTCCGGTACCCGGACCTGGCCGGGGCGCTGGCCGACTTGCTCCGGCGCCCCTGA
- a CDS encoding glycosyltransferase, producing MAVRLGMLSTFTPTQCGIATFTAALTTHLTAGGDQVGVVRLVDEPQQEPWPVVAEWVTSRREDAEHVARVLDGYDVAVVQHEYGIFGGADGEDVLEVVARLHVPVITVLHTVLTQPTPGQHRVVDWLVGYSVAVITMTETARDRLIAGWGVDPERVHVIPHGADDNRSPDVAPVARPLVAARRTPTVLTWGLLSEGKGIEWALLALAELRDRMPLPEYRVVGQTHPRVLEREGEAYRDRLLALTRDLGLTGSVHFDARYLAGPELRRVVREADVVLLPYDSLEQVTSGVLTEAVAAGKPVISTRFPHAVELLSGGAGELVPQRDASAIADALEHVLGGDGVAGRMAAVSNGLAGSLLWPAVAERYSALASSVRIAAAPVGL from the coding sequence ATGGCCGTCCGTCTTGGCATGCTCTCCACCTTCACGCCCACCCAGTGCGGCATCGCCACGTTCACTGCGGCGCTCACGACCCATCTGACCGCCGGCGGCGACCAGGTCGGTGTCGTCCGTCTCGTCGACGAGCCCCAGCAGGAGCCCTGGCCGGTCGTGGCCGAGTGGGTGACAAGCCGCCGGGAGGACGCCGAGCACGTCGCCCGGGTCCTCGACGGGTACGACGTCGCCGTCGTGCAGCACGAGTACGGCATCTTCGGCGGAGCCGACGGCGAGGACGTGCTCGAGGTGGTCGCCCGCCTGCACGTGCCGGTCATCACGGTGCTGCACACCGTCCTCACCCAGCCGACACCCGGGCAGCACCGGGTCGTCGACTGGCTCGTCGGCTACTCGGTCGCCGTCATCACGATGACCGAGACCGCGCGGGACCGGCTGATCGCCGGCTGGGGGGTCGATCCCGAGCGGGTGCACGTCATCCCGCACGGCGCGGACGACAACCGTTCGCCCGACGTGGCGCCCGTCGCGCGGCCGCTGGTCGCAGCCCGCCGGACGCCCACGGTCCTCACCTGGGGGCTGCTGTCGGAGGGCAAGGGGATCGAGTGGGCGCTCCTGGCCCTCGCCGAGCTGCGCGACCGGATGCCGCTGCCCGAGTACCGGGTCGTCGGTCAGACCCACCCGCGCGTCCTCGAGCGCGAGGGGGAGGCCTACCGCGACCGGCTGCTCGCCCTCACCCGCGACCTCGGGCTGACCGGGTCGGTGCACTTCGACGCCCGGTACCTGGCCGGGCCCGAGCTGCGGCGCGTGGTGCGCGAGGCCGACGTCGTCCTGCTGCCCTACGACTCGCTCGAGCAGGTGACCTCGGGTGTGCTGACCGAGGCGGTCGCCGCCGGCAAGCCGGTGATCTCCACCCGGTTCCCGCACGCGGTCGAGCTGTTGTCCGGCGGTGCCGGCGAGCTCGTGCCGCAGCGGGACGCGTCGGCGATCGCGGATGCGCTCGAGCACGTGCTGGGCGGTGACGGCGTGGCCGGGCGCATGGCCGCGGTGTCGAACGGGCTCGCCGGCTCGTTGCTGTGGCCGGCCGTGGCCGAGCGGTACAGCGCGCTCGCCTCCTCGGTCCGCATCGCCGCCGCACCCGTGGGCCTGTGA
- a CDS encoding UxaA family hydrolase produces MTTGRALTADLLDLDRCTLRLAAADEVVVAIRDLPAGTRLSTPEGVLTVATDVPRGHKLAVRDVPAGGQVHKYGQSIGRATADIAAGEHVHVQNLGMDSGADAHELATVHTTLPAPTGPVRTFQGYRRADGKVGTRNYVGILTSVNCSASTARMIADRVTPLLAQYPHVDGVMALTHQSGCGMIPASTGGGVLQRTLHGYAAHPNFGGLLVLGLGCEMIQVQSIVDTLPVLSDTLVESLAIQEQGGIRATVEAGVAAVVRMLPLLDARRREPAPVSELVLGLNCGGSDGYSGITANPALGHASDLLVAAGGISVLGETPEVYGAEHLLTRRAVSEDVARALLERIDWWKTYAEEGGGSLDNNPSPGNKAGGLTTILEKSLGAVAKAGHADLSAVYQYAEPMTTRGMGFMDTPGYDPVSVTGLVAGGATVVCFTTGRGSVLGTRPAPTLKLATNTEMYQRMSEDMDLNCGRIVDGTASVAQVGEEIFERIIAVASGERTASEELGLGQDEFVPWQFGTVT; encoded by the coding sequence ATGACGACCGGACGTGCCCTGACCGCCGACCTGCTCGACCTCGACCGCTGCACGTTGCGGCTGGCCGCCGCCGACGAGGTCGTGGTGGCCATCCGCGACCTGCCCGCCGGCACCCGGCTGAGCACCCCCGAGGGCGTGCTGACCGTGGCGACCGACGTGCCCCGCGGCCACAAGCTCGCGGTGCGCGACGTGCCCGCCGGCGGCCAGGTGCACAAGTACGGCCAGTCGATCGGGCGGGCCACGGCCGACATCGCCGCGGGCGAGCACGTGCACGTGCAGAACCTCGGCATGGACTCCGGGGCCGACGCGCACGAGCTGGCCACCGTGCACACCACGCTGCCGGCACCCACCGGCCCGGTCCGCACGTTCCAGGGCTACCGCCGGGCCGACGGCAAGGTCGGCACGCGCAACTACGTCGGCATCCTCACCTCGGTGAACTGCTCGGCGTCGACCGCCCGGATGATCGCCGACCGGGTGACGCCGCTGCTCGCGCAGTACCCGCACGTGGACGGCGTCATGGCGCTGACCCACCAGAGCGGGTGCGGGATGATCCCGGCGTCCACCGGCGGCGGCGTGCTGCAGCGCACCCTGCACGGGTACGCGGCGCACCCGAACTTCGGCGGGCTCCTGGTGCTCGGCCTGGGCTGCGAGATGATCCAGGTCCAGTCGATCGTCGACACCCTGCCGGTGCTGTCCGACACCCTCGTCGAGAGCCTGGCCATCCAGGAGCAGGGCGGGATCCGGGCGACCGTCGAGGCCGGTGTCGCCGCCGTCGTCCGCATGCTGCCCCTGCTCGACGCCCGTCGCCGCGAGCCCGCACCGGTCTCCGAGCTCGTGCTCGGGCTCAACTGCGGCGGTTCGGACGGGTACTCGGGCATCACCGCGAACCCCGCCCTCGGTCACGCGTCCGACCTGCTGGTCGCGGCGGGCGGGATCTCGGTGCTGGGGGAGACCCCGGAGGTCTACGGCGCCGAGCACCTGCTGACCCGTCGTGCGGTCAGCGAGGACGTCGCCCGGGCGCTGCTCGAGCGCATCGACTGGTGGAAGACCTACGCCGAGGAGGGTGGCGGCAGCCTCGACAACAATCCCTCGCCAGGCAACAAGGCCGGCGGCCTGACGACCATCCTCGAGAAGTCGCTCGGCGCGGTCGCCAAGGCCGGGCACGCGGACCTGTCGGCCGTCTACCAGTACGCCGAGCCGATGACGACGCGCGGCATGGGGTTCATGGACACCCCCGGCTACGACCCCGTCTCCGTGACCGGCCTGGTCGCCGGCGGTGCCACGGTCGTGTGCTTCACCACCGGGCGCGGCTCGGTGCTCGGCACCCGCCCGGCCCCGACGCTCAAGCTCGCGACGAACACCGAGATGTACCAGCGCATGAGCGAGGACATGGACCTCAACTGCGGGCGCATCGTCGACGGCACCGCGAGCGTCGCGCAGGTCGGCGAGGAGATCTTCGAGCGGATCATCGCCGTCGCCTCGGGGGAGCGGACCGCGAGCGAGGAGCTCGGGCTCGGGCAGGACGAGTTCGTGCCGTGGCAGTTCGGGACGGTCACGTGA
- the eda gene encoding bifunctional 4-hydroxy-2-oxoglutarate aldolase/2-dehydro-3-deoxy-phosphogluconate aldolase, which produces MDTLLALRTARLVPVVVLDDWRSADPLAAALVAGGLPVAEVTFRTAAAEDSIRAMADRGDMLVGAGTVLSAAQVDRAVDAGASYVVSPGLSAEVVERCRERGVLALPGAVSATEIQAALELGLTTVKFFPAGTSGGAPAIAALAAPFGDLAFVPTGGIGPGNLHEYLAIPAVAAVGGSWMVPRDAVRAGDFDTVTRLTAEAVALAAA; this is translated from the coding sequence GTGGACACACTGCTCGCCCTCCGGACCGCACGCCTCGTCCCCGTCGTGGTGCTCGACGACTGGCGGTCCGCCGACCCGCTCGCCGCCGCCCTGGTCGCCGGGGGACTGCCCGTCGCCGAGGTCACCTTCCGCACCGCCGCCGCCGAGGACTCCATCCGCGCCATGGCGGACCGCGGCGACATGCTCGTCGGGGCGGGCACCGTGCTCAGCGCCGCGCAGGTCGACCGCGCGGTCGACGCCGGAGCCTCCTACGTCGTCTCGCCGGGCCTGAGCGCCGAGGTCGTCGAACGGTGCCGCGAACGCGGCGTCCTCGCACTGCCCGGCGCCGTGAGCGCCACCGAGATCCAGGCCGCGCTCGAGCTCGGGCTGACCACCGTCAAGTTCTTCCCGGCCGGCACCTCCGGCGGGGCGCCGGCGATCGCCGCGCTGGCCGCACCGTTCGGCGACCTGGCGTTCGTGCCCACCGGCGGCATCGGTCCGGGCAACCTGCACGAGTACCTCGCGATCCCGGCCGTCGCGGCCGTCGGCGGCTCGTGGATGGTGCCTCGCGACGCCGTGCGTGCCGGTGACTTCGACACGGTCACCCGGCTCACCGCCGAGGCCGTGGCGCTCGCCGCCGCCTGA
- a CDS encoding IclR family transcriptional regulator gives MPSAPSQPQPSASPVEAVDRALLVLEALAQAGANGVALADLSAGLGLNKTTVHRTLAALRHRDFAVQAGSGAYRLGPAATRLADGYFGEENLPVLMHPALVALCGAVDELVHLGVLDGTRVLYLDKVEPERSVRVWSAVGRRSAAVTTALGRAMLAFRGTDRAMLTGYVDAAAADRVVDADRVWSTLEAARARGYATEEQENEAGISCVAVPLLRSGSAVAAVSIAAPAERMTGERVAWLHDQMRRVLPALLPAGLALVPDPS, from the coding sequence ATGCCCTCCGCCCCGAGCCAGCCGCAGCCGTCCGCGTCCCCGGTCGAGGCCGTCGACCGGGCGCTGCTCGTGCTCGAGGCCCTCGCGCAGGCCGGTGCGAACGGCGTCGCGCTCGCCGACCTCAGTGCCGGGCTCGGGCTCAACAAGACGACCGTGCACCGCACCCTGGCCGCGCTGCGGCACCGCGACTTCGCCGTGCAGGCGGGCTCGGGCGCCTACCGGCTCGGACCGGCGGCGACCCGGCTCGCGGACGGGTACTTCGGCGAGGAGAACCTGCCGGTCCTGATGCACCCCGCCCTGGTCGCGCTGTGCGGCGCGGTCGACGAGCTCGTGCACCTGGGCGTGCTCGACGGGACGCGCGTGCTCTACCTCGACAAGGTCGAGCCCGAGCGGTCCGTGCGCGTCTGGTCGGCCGTCGGACGCCGCAGCGCCGCGGTCACCACGGCGCTCGGGCGCGCGATGCTCGCGTTCCGCGGCACCGACCGGGCGATGCTGACCGGCTACGTGGACGCCGCCGCGGCGGACAGGGTCGTCGACGCCGACCGCGTGTGGTCGACCCTCGAGGCGGCCCGTGCCCGCGGCTACGCGACCGAGGAGCAGGAGAACGAGGCCGGCATCAGCTGCGTCGCGGTGCCGCTGCTGCGCTCGGGGTCGGCCGTCGCCGCCGTGAGCATCGCCGCACCCGCCGAGCGCATGACGGGCGAACGCGTAGCGTGGCTGCACGACCAGATGCGGCGGGTGCTGCCTGCCCTTCTGCCGGCCGGGCTCGCCCTGGTGCCCGACCCGTCCTGA
- a CDS encoding tagaturonate reductase translates to MSTTPDVRPADPSVTDLPESPMQQLDATTVARTPRPITVLQFGGGNFLRGFVDWMVQVANDAGVTDAGVAVVHATAQPDPAFDLLREQDGLYHVVLEGVRDGQPVREVTRVDCVQAVVAAHGEFERYRELYLAPELQVVVSNTTEAGIVYVEGDDLMATPPVSFPAKVTALLHDRFRHYAGAADKGLAIVACELIEDNGSTLRAHVLRHAEAAGLGADFVAWVQEACSFYDTLVDRIVPGFPRADIDRIQAELGFADRLVVQAEYFHVWAIGGDARIRALLPLDRAGLDVRFMDDIRPFRAQKVRVLNGAHTALSALGLECGFTSVREAYGDPDLRGYVERLVGEEVLGTIAGDRAGLEAFAAGILERFTNPYLHHRLADIALNAVAKWRTRNLPVYVDRVRAGQPAPLTALSLAAVLLLQAGQGGVEGFAPADDADTLEYLADTFDAEALEGWVRGAVAHLDLASGLDPEQTEVLVQDAAAWATTIRTSGARATLLAALAGAQTSGALR, encoded by the coding sequence GTGAGCACCACCCCTGACGTGCGCCCCGCCGACCCGTCCGTGACCGACCTCCCGGAGTCCCCCATGCAGCAGCTCGACGCCACCACCGTGGCCCGCACGCCCCGACCGATCACCGTCCTGCAGTTCGGCGGCGGCAACTTCCTGCGCGGCTTCGTCGACTGGATGGTCCAGGTCGCCAACGACGCAGGCGTCACCGACGCGGGTGTGGCCGTCGTGCACGCCACCGCCCAGCCCGACCCGGCGTTCGACCTGCTGCGCGAGCAGGACGGGCTCTACCACGTCGTCCTCGAGGGTGTCCGCGACGGGCAGCCCGTCCGTGAGGTCACGCGCGTCGACTGCGTGCAGGCCGTCGTCGCCGCGCACGGCGAGTTCGAGCGGTACCGCGAGCTCTACCTCGCCCCCGAGCTGCAGGTCGTCGTGTCCAACACGACCGAGGCCGGCATCGTCTACGTCGAGGGCGACGACCTGATGGCGACACCGCCCGTCTCGTTCCCCGCCAAGGTCACCGCGCTCCTGCACGACCGGTTCCGGCACTACGCCGGTGCGGCCGACAAGGGGCTCGCGATCGTGGCGTGCGAGCTCATCGAGGACAACGGGTCGACGCTGCGCGCGCACGTGCTGCGGCACGCCGAGGCGGCCGGCCTGGGTGCCGACTTCGTCGCCTGGGTGCAGGAGGCGTGCAGCTTCTACGACACCCTCGTCGACCGGATCGTGCCCGGCTTCCCGCGGGCCGACATCGACCGGATCCAGGCCGAGCTCGGGTTCGCCGACCGGCTCGTCGTGCAGGCCGAGTACTTCCACGTGTGGGCGATCGGCGGCGACGCGCGGATCCGTGCGCTGCTGCCGCTCGACCGGGCCGGGCTCGACGTGCGGTTCATGGACGACATCCGCCCGTTCCGTGCGCAGAAGGTCCGGGTGCTCAACGGCGCCCACACCGCCCTGAGCGCGCTCGGCCTGGAGTGCGGGTTCACGTCCGTGCGTGAGGCCTACGGCGATCCGGACCTGCGCGGCTACGTCGAGCGGCTCGTCGGCGAGGAGGTGCTCGGCACGATCGCCGGCGACCGTGCCGGCCTCGAGGCGTTCGCCGCGGGGATCCTCGAGCGCTTCACGAACCCGTACCTGCACCACCGGCTGGCCGACATCGCCCTCAACGCGGTCGCGAAGTGGCGGACCCGGAACCTGCCGGTCTACGTCGACCGCGTCCGTGCGGGGCAGCCGGCGCCGCTGACCGCCCTCTCGCTCGCCGCGGTCCTGCTGCTGCAGGCCGGTCAGGGCGGGGTCGAGGGCTTCGCGCCCGCGGACGACGCGGACACCCTGGAGTACCTGGCCGACACGTTCGACGCCGAGGCGCTCGAGGGCTGGGTGCGCGGCGCGGTCGCTCATCTCGACCTGGCCTCCGGGCTTGACCCGGAGCAGACCGAGGTGCTCGTGCAGGACGCCGCCGCCTGGGCGACGACCATCCGGACCTCCGGCGCGCGGGCGACCCTCCTCGCCGCGCTCGCCGGGGCACAGACGTCGGGCGCGCTGCGGTAG